Within the Comamonadaceae bacterium OTU4NAUVB1 genome, the region TCGACACGCGCGGCCTGCGTTGCCCGCTCCCCATCCTCAAGGCCAAGCGCGCGTTGAACGAGATGACGAGCGGCCAGCAGCTGCGGGTGACATCGACCGATCCCGGATCGCTGCGCGACTTCGAGGCCTTCGCGCGCCAGACGGGCAACGAGCTGGTCGAACAGCAGACGCGGGACGACGAATTCATCCACGTCCTGCGTCGGCGCTGACGTCTGCGGTCCGGTGATGCGCGACGGCTCGACCACCGACGGCGCGTCGCGCCGGACCGCGCTCGGGCGTCGTCCCGGCACGATCGTCCTGGCCGTGGTGTCCGTCGGGCTGGTGGTCGCGGCGGTGGCTGGCGTCCTGGCCATGGCGAGGGGCAGGCAACCCGCCGCACCATCGGCCGCCACTTCCGTGGCCGCCATCCCGTTCGCGGTGCTGGGCGATTCCAACAGCCATGCCTACCAGGACGGGCTCGCGTTTCCCGCCGGGTCGGGCGCACGCGGCGGCGCTTTCCACGCGACGACCCTGCAGTGGACGGAGGTGCTCGCGCGGCTGAGGGGCGGCGAGGTCGATCCGGGGCCCTGGGTCGAATGGGGCCATTCGGGTGCCTGGTCGAAGGCCGCCTCGGTCCTCGGGATGGAGATGGGACGCGTGCCGCGCAAGCAGGACCATCGCCACAACTTCGCCGTCTCCGGGGCCGTGTGCAGCAACCTGACCGAGGGTTCGCAGCGCCAGGCGCAGCACCTGGCCGTGCTCATGGCCGAGGACCCCGGACGCTGGCGGCGCGGGGTGGTGGTGATCCGCATCGGCCTGAACGACTGGGTCGGCCTGATGGACGCGCAGGCGGCGGCGCCCGATGCGGCCGGCCTGCCGGCGACGCGCGACACCATCGCGCGCTGCATCGGCCACATGACCGAGGCGATCCGCCGGGTGCGCGCGGTGCAGCCCGACGTGCGCCTCGTGCTCGTCGGCGTGGCCGACGAATCGGCCGATCCCGACACCTTCGCCCGGTGGAACAGCCGGGTCGAGACCGAGCGCATCGGCGCGGCGCTCAAGCACTTCAACGACGCGATCTCGGCCCTGGCGCGCGCCACGCCGCGCACCGTCTTCTTCGACGACGACGCGTGGGTGCGCAGGACCTGGGGAACGCGCGACGACGAAGGCCGCCCGGCGTACCGGAGCGTCTCGATCGGTTCCGGGCTGCGCGTGACCAACAGCACGGGCGATGCACCCGAGCACGCCGTCCTCGCCGACCACCACGCGGGCCTGGTCTACAACACGCTGTGGACGCAAGCGTTCGTCGAATGCCTGCGGGAGGGCTTCGGCCTGTCCCTGACGCCGATCGGCGACGAGGAGGTCGCGCGCTTCGTCGAGGCGCTGGTGGCGAAGTCGCCCACGGCGTCGAAGCCGTGAGCCTTGCCGTGCAACGTCAGAGCGGGAGGCCCTTGAGGTATTCGCGGAACTGGGCGCCGACTTCCGGGTGCGCGAGCGCCAGTTCGACGCTGGCCTGCAGGAAGCCTTCCTTGCTGCCGCAGTCGTAGCGCGTGCCCTTGTAGGCATAGGCGTAGACGGCTTCCTTCTTCATCAGCGAGGCGATGCCGTCGGTCAGCTGGATCTCGCCACCGGCGCCCTTGGGCTGGTTGCGGATCTCGGCGAACACGCCGGGCGTCAGCACGTAGCGGCCGGCCACGCCCAGGCGCGAAGGCGCCGACTCGGGCGACGGCTTCTCGACCATGCGGTTGACCTTGACCAGGCCGTCCTCGATCTGGTCGCCGGCCACGATGCCGTAGCGCTTGACCTGGTCGAGCGGCACTTCCTGCACCGCCAGCAGCGAGCGGCCGAGCTGGGCGAAGGCCGCCGTCATCTGCGCCATGACCGGCTGGCCGTCGACCGGGCCGACCATCAGGTCGTCGGCCAGCAGCACGGCGAAGGGCTCGTTGCCCACCAGATGCTCGGCGCACAGCACGGCATGGCCCAGGCCCAGCATGCGCGGTTGGCGCACGTAGGAGACCGTCATGTCGTCGGGCATCACCGAGCGGGCGATGTTCAGGAGCGCCGTCTTGCCGCTGGCCTCGAGCTGGCTTTCCAGTTCATAGGCGGTGTCGTAGTGGTCCTCGATGGCGCGCTTGTTGCGGCCGGTGACGAAGATCATGTCGCGGATGCCGGCCGCGTAGGCCTCCTCGACGGCGTATTGGATGAGCGGCTTGTCGACGACCGGCAGCATCTCCTTGGGTTGCGCCTTGGTGGCCGGCAGGAAACGGGTGCCGAAACCGGCCACGGGAAAGACGGCCTTGCGGATGCGCGTGGTATTGGACATTGATCTCTGTAAGGGGAAGCTACGAATGCTTTTGATGTTAACGGGCGATTAATACATTCGTCTGTCAGTTAACGTGCAAAAAGTCCGTTTAGTCCAGGCGCGACAGCTGATCCCGCAGCCGAACGACCGCGGCACCGAAGTCGGACAGGCGCTTACGCTCCTGTTCGATGACGGCGGGCGGCGCCTTGGCGACGAAGGCCTCGTTGCCGAGCTTGCCATTCACCCGGGCGATCTCGCCCTCGACACGCGCGAGTTCCTTGCCGATGCGCAGCCGCTCCGCCGCCTTGTCGACCTCCATGTGCAGGCACAGGCGCACCGCGCCGACCAGCGCGACCGGCGCTGCGCCGGCCTCGGCCGCCCAGGCCGCGGCATCGTCGAACACGCGCACCTCCTTGAGCTTGGCGAGCGCCTGCAGCACCGGTGCGGCGGCGCGCAGGAAGACCGCGTCGTCGGCGTCGTCCGCCACGGCCAGCAGCGGCAGCCGCGTGGCCGGCGAGACGTTCATCTCGCCACGCAGGGTGCGGCAGGCGTCGACCAGCGACTTCAGGCGCGCGACGTGGGCCTCGGCCGCCTCGTCGATGCGCTCGGGCTGGCTCTGGGGGTAGGCGGCGATCATGATCGACGCGCCCGCGCGGCCGGCCACCGGGGCCACCTTCTGCCACAGTTCCTCGGTGATGAACGGGATCACCGGATGGGCCAGGCGCAGGAGCGTCTCCAGCGTGCGGATCAACGTGCGCCGGGTGGCACGCTGCTGCGCCGCGTCGCCGGTCTGGATCTGCACCTTGGCGATCTCCAGGTACCAGTCGCAGAACTCGTCCCAGGCGAACTGATAGACCGCCGTGGCGACGTTGTCCAGCCGGTAGTCCTCGAAACCCCGGGCCACGTCGGCCTCGACGCGCTGCAGGCGCGAGACGATCCAGCGGTCGGCCTGGCTGAATGCCAGGTGGCCGTGCGCCGGACCGCCGGGGGCGCAATCGGCCTTCGTGTGCTCGCGCAGGCCGCAGTCCTGGCCCTCGCAGTTCATCAGCACGAAGCGCGTCGCGTTCCAGAGCTTGTTGCAGAAATTGCGGTAGCCCTCGCAGCGCTTGCTGTCGAAATTGATGCTGCGCCCGAGCGAGGCGAGGGACGCGAAGGTGAAGCGCAGCGCGTCGGCGCCGAAGGCCGGGATGCCGTCCGGGAATTCCTTCTGCGTGTTCTTGCGCACCTGCGGCGCCGTCTCCGGCCTGCGCAGGCCCTGCGTGCGCTTGTCGAGCAGTTCGGGCAGCGCGATGCCGTCGATCAGGTCGACCGGGTCGAGCACGTTGCCTTCGGACTTGCTCATCTTCTTGCCCTGCGCGTCGCGCACCAGGCCGTGGATGTAGACGTCCCTGAAGGGCACCTCGCCGGTGAAGTGCTTGGTCAGCATGATCATCCGGGCGACCCAGAAGAAGATGATGTCGTAGCCCGTGACCAGCACGGAGGAGGGCAGGTAGCGCGCCAGGTCGTCCGTCTTCTCCGGCCAGCCGAGCGAGGAGAAGGGCACCAGCGCCGACGAGTACCAGGTGTCGAGCACGTCCTCGTCGCGGCGCAGGACCTTGCCCGGCGCCTGCGCCTGCGCCGCGGCCTCGTCGCGCGCCACGTACACCTTGCCGTCCTCGTCGTACCACGCCGGGATCTGGTGGCCCCACCAGAGCTGGCGCGAGATGGTCCAGTCCTGGATGTTCTCCATCCAGTGGTCGTAGGTGTTGACCCAGCTCTCGGGCACGAAGCGCACCTCGCCGGACTTGACCACGTCGATCGCCTTCTGCGCGATCGACTGGCCGTCGGCGCCGGGCTTCCTCATGGCCACGTACCACTGGTCGGTGAGCATGGGCTCGACGACGGCGCCGGAGCGCGCGCAGCGCGGCACCATCAGCTTGTGCTTGCGGGTCTCCACCAGCAGGCCCAGCGCCTCGAGGTCGGCCACGATGGCCTTGCGCGCGACGAAGCGGTCCAGGCCGCGGTATGGCTCGGGGGCCTCGGCGTTGATCGTGGCATCGAGCGCGAGCACGCCGATCATCGGCAGGCCGTGGCGCTGGCCGACCGCGTAGTCGTTGTAGTCGTGCGCCGGCGTGACCTTGACCACGCCGGTGCCGAAGGCCCGGTCGACGTAGTCGTCGGCGATGACGGGGATGAGGCGGTCGACCAGCGGCAGGCGCACCCGGCGCCCGATCAGGTGCGAATAGCGCTCGTCCTCGGGGTGGACCATCACGGCGGTGTCGCCCAGCAGGGTCTCGGGCCGGGTGGTGGCCACGGTCAGCGTGCCGCTGCCGTCCTCCAGCGGGTAGGCGATGTGCCAGAGGAAGCCGTCCTCCTCCTGGCTCTCCACCTCCAGGTCGCTCACGGAGGTCTTGAGCACCGGGTCCCAGTTGCCCAGGCGCTTGCCGCGGTAGATGAGGCCTTCCTCATAGAGCTTCACGAACGTGTCGGTCACGACCTTCGACAGGTCCTCGTCCATCGTGAAGTACTCGCGCGTCCAGTCGACCGTGTCGCCCATGCGGCGCATCTGGCCGGTGATGGTGTTGCCGGACTTCTCCTTCCACTCCCACACCTTGGCGACGAAGTTGCGGCGCGCCTCGGCCGGCGTGGGTCCCATGTCGTGGCGGCTGATCTTCTGTTCCTGCAGCTGGCGCTCCACCACGATCTGGGTGGCGATGCCGGCATGGTCGGTGCCCGGCACCCACAGGGTGTTGTCGCCCTGCATGCGGTGGTAGCGCGCCAGGCTGTCCATGATGGTCTGGTTGAACGCATGTCCCATGTGCAGCGTGCCCGTGACATTGGGCGGGGGCAGCTGGATGGCGAAGGCGCCGGCGTCGTCCCGGGGCGCGCCGGTGCCGCGGAAGCCGGCGGCGGCATAGCCACGGCGTTCCCATTCCGGGCCCCAGTGCGCCTCGATGGCGACGGGCTCGAAGGATTTGGGCAGGCTGTCGAGGCCGGGCTGGGCGGGGGAGTCGTGGAGGGTGTCGCTCATGGCGTGGCGGAGGGCGGCGATGCCTGCTGGGGCACCGCCGCCGACGGGTGGGAGGTGGCGGGAAGGAGGTGATTTTAGCCGGGGCCTCCCAGGTGCCATCGCCCGGCCGCGGCCGGCCGCGCCATGGGCCGGACCCATAATTCCGCCTCATGCTGTTCCTGCTATCGCCAGCCAAGTCGCTCGACTACGAAACCCCGCTCCCGCCCCGCGCTCCCGCCGCCACCGCGCCCGTCTTCGAGGGGCCGCGTGGTCCCGCCGCCGAAATCGTCGCGCTGCTGCGGGCGCAGTCGCCCCAGCAGATCGCCACGCTGATGAGCCTGTCGGACAAGCTCGCCGCGCTCAACTTCGCGCGCTACGCGGCGTGGTCGCCCCGCGGCACCGACGCCAACGCGCGGCCGGCCGCGCTGGCCTTCGACGGTGACGTCTACGGCGGCCTCGACGCCCGCAGCCTCGACGCGGCCCGCCTCGCCTGGGCGCAGGCGCACGTGGTCATCCTGAGCGGCCTGTACGGCGTGCTGCGGCCGCTCGACCGCCTGCAGCCCTACCGGCTGGAGATGGGCACCAAGCTCGCCAATCCGCGTGGCAAGGACCTCTACGCGTTCTGGGGTCCGCGCATCGCCGAGCACCTCAACGCGCGCCTCGCGGCCGACGCCACCCCGGTGGTTGTGAACCTGGCCTCGCAGGAGTACTTCAGGGCGGTCGACCGGCGCGTGCTGAAGGCGCGGGTCGTGGAGTGCGTGTTCGAGGAGTGGAAGGCCGATGCCCGGGGTGGCGGCCAGCACCGGGTGGTGAGCTTCCATGCCAAGCGCGCGCGCGGCCTGATGGCGCGCTGGGCCGTGCTGCACGAGGCCGCCACGCCCCGGCGGCTGGAAGGCTTCGACCTCGAGGGCTATGCGTTCGAAGGCGCGGTCTCGACGCCCGAGCGGCTGGTGTTCCGTCGCCGGAGCGCCGCATGACGGCCACCCCCACCCCCGAGCTGATCGATTGGGCGCGGGCGCAGCTCGCCGCCGGCCACGACGCGCCGGCGCTGCGCCGCTCGATGTGCGAGGCCGGCTGGGAAGACGCTGCGGCCGATGCCATGCTGGCCATGCTCGCGCCGCCGGGCCGGTCCGCCGGCGCGGACTCCGACGCCGCGCGGCCGCCGCAGGGCGCCATGCCCGGTCCCGACCTCGCCACCGCGCCGCTCTACCTCGATGCCGGAGACCGCCGCGTCCACGTCCTGCAGACCGTGCGCGATCCACGCGTCATCGTCTTCGGCGACCTGCTGTCCGACGAGGAATGCGCCGCCCTGGTGGCCACCGCCGGCCAGCGCCTGGCGCGTTCGCTCACCGTGGAGACCCGCACCGGCGGCGAGGCACTCAATGTCGACCGCACCAGCGACGGCATGTTCTTCGAGCGTGGCGAGAACGAGGTCGTCGCGCGCATCGAGCGGCGCATCGCCGCGCTGCTGCGCTGGCCGGTCGAGTACGGCGAGGGCCTGCAGGTGCTGCGCTACGCGCCCGGGGCCCAGTACCGGCCGCACTACGACTACTTCGATCCCGGCGAGCCGGGCACGCCCACCATCCTGCGTCGCGGCGGACAGCGCGTCGCCACGCTCGTCATCTACCTGCAGGAGCCCGAGCAGGGCGGGGCGACCACCTTCCCCGACATCGGCCTGGAGATCGCGCCCAAGCGCGGCACGGCGGTGTTCTTCAGCTACGACCGGCCTGATCCGGCCACCCGCACGCTGCACGGTGGCGCACCGGTGCTCGCGGGCGAGAAGTGGGTCGCGACCAAGTGGCTGCGCGAGCGGGAGTTCACATGAAGGTGCGTGCCAACGGCATCGACATCGAGGTCGAGGACACGGGTGGCGAAGGCCGCCCCGTCATGCTGCTGATCATGGGCCTGGGCATGCAGCTGGTCGCCTGGCCGGACGCCCTGGTGGACTGGCTGGTCCGCGCGGGCTATCGCGTGGTGCGCCACGACAACCGCGACGCCGGCCTGAGCCAGGGCTTCGACGAACTCGGCACCGGCAACCTGGTCTGGCAGGGCGTGCGCTACCGGCTCGGCCTGCAGGTCCGCTCGGCCTACACGCTCCAGGACATGGCCCTGGATTCGCTGGGCGTGCTCGACGCCCTGGGGATCCGTCGCGCCCATGTGATGGGCGCCTCGATGGGCGGGATGATCGCCCAGCGCGTGGCCGCGACGGCGCCCGAACGCGTCGCGAGCCTGCTGAGCGTGATGAGTTCCAGCGGCGCGCGCGGTCTGCCGGGACCGCGTCCCGACGTGCTGCGCCTGCTGATGCGGCGGCCTCCGGGCACCGACGAGGCCTCGCTGGTCGCGCACAGCGTGCGGCTGGTGAAGCTCATCGCCGGCCCGGTGTTCCCGCCCGACGAGGCCGCCCTCCGCGAGCGCCTCGTGCAGGCGCTGCGGCGGGCCTACCGGCCGCGCGGCCTGATGCGCCAGATCGCCGCCGTGGCCGCCGACGGCGACCGCGCGGCCCTGCTCGCGCGCATCCAGAGCCCGACCCTGGTCCTGCACGGCAACGCCGATCCGCTGGTGCCCATCGCCTGCGGACTGGACACCGCCCGGCGCATCCCGGGCGCACGCTTCGCGCTGGTGCCGGGCATGGGTCACGACCTCACGCCCGGACTGGTCGAGATGCTGCTCGTCCACATCGCGCCCTTCCTGCGCGACATCAAATCCCAAGGAATCCACGCATGAC harbors:
- a CDS encoding SGNH/GDSL hydrolase family protein, yielding MRDGSTTDGASRRTALGRRPGTIVLAVVSVGLVVAAVAGVLAMARGRQPAAPSAATSVAAIPFAVLGDSNSHAYQDGLAFPAGSGARGGAFHATTLQWTEVLARLRGGEVDPGPWVEWGHSGAWSKAASVLGMEMGRVPRKQDHRHNFAVSGAVCSNLTEGSQRQAQHLAVLMAEDPGRWRRGVVVIRIGLNDWVGLMDAQAAAPDAAGLPATRDTIARCIGHMTEAIRRVRAVQPDVRLVLVGVADESADPDTFARWNSRVETERIGAALKHFNDAISALARATPRTVFFDDDAWVRRTWGTRDDEGRPAYRSVSIGSGLRVTNSTGDAPEHAVLADHHAGLVYNTLWTQAFVECLREGFGLSLTPIGDEEVARFVEALVAKSPTASKP
- a CDS encoding 2OG-Fe(II) oxygenase, which gives rise to MTATPTPELIDWARAQLAAGHDAPALRRSMCEAGWEDAAADAMLAMLAPPGRSAGADSDAARPPQGAMPGPDLATAPLYLDAGDRRVHVLQTVRDPRVIVFGDLLSDEECAALVATAGQRLARSLTVETRTGGEALNVDRTSDGMFFERGENEVVARIERRIAALLRWPVEYGEGLQVLRYAPGAQYRPHYDYFDPGEPGTPTILRRGGQRVATLVIYLQEPEQGGATTFPDIGLEIAPKRGTAVFFSYDRPDPATRTLHGGAPVLAGEKWVATKWLREREFT
- the galU gene encoding UTP--glucose-1-phosphate uridylyltransferase GalU yields the protein MSNTTRIRKAVFPVAGFGTRFLPATKAQPKEMLPVVDKPLIQYAVEEAYAAGIRDMIFVTGRNKRAIEDHYDTAYELESQLEASGKTALLNIARSVMPDDMTVSYVRQPRMLGLGHAVLCAEHLVGNEPFAVLLADDLMVGPVDGQPVMAQMTAAFAQLGRSLLAVQEVPLDQVKRYGIVAGDQIEDGLVKVNRMVEKPSPESAPSRLGVAGRYVLTPGVFAEIRNQPKGAGGEIQLTDGIASLMKKEAVYAYAYKGTRYDCGSKEGFLQASVELALAHPEVGAQFREYLKGLPL
- a CDS encoding alpha/beta hydrolase — encoded protein: MKVRANGIDIEVEDTGGEGRPVMLLIMGLGMQLVAWPDALVDWLVRAGYRVVRHDNRDAGLSQGFDELGTGNLVWQGVRYRLGLQVRSAYTLQDMALDSLGVLDALGIRRAHVMGASMGGMIAQRVAATAPERVASLLSVMSSSGARGLPGPRPDVLRLLMRRPPGTDEASLVAHSVRLVKLIAGPVFPPDEAALRERLVQALRRAYRPRGLMRQIAAVAADGDRAALLARIQSPTLVLHGNADPLVPIACGLDTARRIPGARFALVPGMGHDLTPGLVEMLLVHIAPFLRDIKSQGIHA
- a CDS encoding sulfurtransferase TusA family protein — its product is MVVDREIDTRGLRCPLPILKAKRALNEMTSGQQLRVTSTDPGSLRDFEAFARQTGNELVEQQTRDDEFIHVLRRR
- a CDS encoding valine--tRNA ligase yields the protein MSDTLHDSPAQPGLDSLPKSFEPVAIEAHWGPEWERRGYAAAGFRGTGAPRDDAGAFAIQLPPPNVTGTLHMGHAFNQTIMDSLARYHRMQGDNTLWVPGTDHAGIATQIVVERQLQEQKISRHDMGPTPAEARRNFVAKVWEWKEKSGNTITGQMRRMGDTVDWTREYFTMDEDLSKVVTDTFVKLYEEGLIYRGKRLGNWDPVLKTSVSDLEVESQEEDGFLWHIAYPLEDGSGTLTVATTRPETLLGDTAVMVHPEDERYSHLIGRRVRLPLVDRLIPVIADDYVDRAFGTGVVKVTPAHDYNDYAVGQRHGLPMIGVLALDATINAEAPEPYRGLDRFVARKAIVADLEALGLLVETRKHKLMVPRCARSGAVVEPMLTDQWYVAMRKPGADGQSIAQKAIDVVKSGEVRFVPESWVNTYDHWMENIQDWTISRQLWWGHQIPAWYDEDGKVYVARDEAAAQAQAPGKVLRRDEDVLDTWYSSALVPFSSLGWPEKTDDLARYLPSSVLVTGYDIIFFWVARMIMLTKHFTGEVPFRDVYIHGLVRDAQGKKMSKSEGNVLDPVDLIDGIALPELLDKRTQGLRRPETAPQVRKNTQKEFPDGIPAFGADALRFTFASLASLGRSINFDSKRCEGYRNFCNKLWNATRFVLMNCEGQDCGLREHTKADCAPGGPAHGHLAFSQADRWIVSRLQRVEADVARGFEDYRLDNVATAVYQFAWDEFCDWYLEIAKVQIQTGDAAQQRATRRTLIRTLETLLRLAHPVIPFITEELWQKVAPVAGRAGASIMIAAYPQSQPERIDEAAEAHVARLKSLVDACRTLRGEMNVSPATRLPLLAVADDADDAVFLRAAAPVLQALAKLKEVRVFDDAAAWAAEAGAAPVALVGAVRLCLHMEVDKAAERLRIGKELARVEGEIARVNGKLGNEAFVAKAPPAVIEQERKRLSDFGAAVVRLRDQLSRLD
- the yaaA gene encoding peroxide stress protein YaaA, with amino-acid sequence MLFLLSPAKSLDYETPLPPRAPAATAPVFEGPRGPAAEIVALLRAQSPQQIATLMSLSDKLAALNFARYAAWSPRGTDANARPAALAFDGDVYGGLDARSLDAARLAWAQAHVVILSGLYGVLRPLDRLQPYRLEMGTKLANPRGKDLYAFWGPRIAEHLNARLAADATPVVVNLASQEYFRAVDRRVLKARVVECVFEEWKADARGGGQHRVVSFHAKRARGLMARWAVLHEAATPRRLEGFDLEGYAFEGAVSTPERLVFRRRSAA